A section of the Dehalobacter sp. DCM genome encodes:
- a CDS encoding molybdopterin-dependent oxidoreductase produces MVVKGNAYNLEIYKDNHTWQEGDFQVFRTTQWSAPGCHNGCGVLFYVKDGKVEKIEGDPQNGWNCGTLCMRCLDILESMYDENRLKYPMKRAYEDRGKNKWERITWDEAYDIIEEKVRYIQKNYGNESIIAEIGTGRNVWWQVPWGCFAGLQSPNQTGAFLSGDSCYSPRSSILALMSGEYLTSDMSQMLPDRYESNEWVVPQCITIWGCNPIMSNGDGYLGHWIVEAMKRGSELVMVDPRINWLSAKAKHWLRLRPGTDAALAMAILNVMIKEKLCDYDFIEKWTYGFEDIAKAVEDMSPARASEICWIPEQDIIDAARFMATAKPMAMHWGVAIDQQPSATPAGQALICIAAVTGQIDNPGGSLVTRSAYNISLFSQEGFEDNITDEQKEKRLGMHKYPMRGTGISAMAHTDVVLESIETDGASNDCEQYPIMMQWMQGCNPIANMAAEAPRVYDAICKVPFNVVVDVVMTPTAMACADLLLPAAMGSERDSIRAWWWPLRAISKITDYYEAHGDEQILLDLVNRLNPSAAPGTEVADWVNDLLANHSDADFDFDYLKEKVIVWPEWHYYKHEKGLLRWDGQPGFNTPTGKIELKVDWLEANGLSPVPFYEEPHESPYSTPELYKEYPLVLTTGARSYEYFHSEHRNLPTIRAFHPDPLVEVHSETCKDLGLEEGDWVWIENQRSRCRQRIKYNNGLDKRVVAAEHGWWFPESDPERLFNVFDSNINNLTTQCDIGKSGYGAAYKCLLCKIYKCTEENSVITPTAQVLDKGGFKYERKRLG; encoded by the coding sequence ATGGTCGTTAAAGGAAATGCGTATAACCTTGAGATCTACAAAGACAACCACACATGGCAAGAAGGCGATTTTCAGGTTTTCCGCACCACGCAGTGGTCAGCCCCCGGCTGCCATAACGGTTGTGGTGTATTGTTTTATGTAAAAGACGGAAAAGTTGAAAAAATTGAAGGTGACCCTCAAAACGGCTGGAACTGCGGAACACTCTGCATGCGCTGTTTAGATATCCTGGAATCGATGTATGATGAGAACCGCCTCAAATACCCGATGAAAAGGGCTTATGAAGACCGAGGCAAAAACAAATGGGAAAGAATAACCTGGGATGAAGCCTACGATATCATTGAAGAAAAAGTCCGTTACATCCAAAAGAATTATGGCAATGAAAGCATCATTGCTGAAATAGGGACAGGCCGAAATGTATGGTGGCAAGTTCCTTGGGGATGCTTTGCCGGGCTGCAAAGCCCGAACCAAACCGGCGCCTTCTTAAGCGGAGATTCCTGCTATTCGCCGCGCTCCTCGATCCTGGCGCTGATGTCCGGTGAATATCTGACTTCCGATATGTCACAGATGCTCCCTGACCGTTATGAGTCCAACGAATGGGTTGTCCCGCAGTGTATCACGATTTGGGGCTGCAACCCGATTATGAGTAACGGTGACGGTTATCTTGGCCACTGGATCGTCGAAGCCATGAAGCGCGGATCGGAACTGGTGATGGTCGACCCCAGGATCAACTGGCTTTCAGCGAAAGCCAAGCATTGGCTGAGACTGCGTCCCGGAACGGATGCCGCGCTGGCTATGGCCATCTTAAACGTCATGATCAAGGAAAAGCTCTGTGACTATGACTTTATTGAAAAATGGACCTATGGTTTTGAGGATATTGCCAAAGCGGTCGAGGATATGTCCCCGGCCCGCGCTTCTGAAATCTGCTGGATCCCGGAGCAGGATATTATTGACGCTGCTCGCTTTATGGCGACTGCTAAGCCAATGGCCATGCATTGGGGCGTCGCTATCGACCAGCAACCCAGTGCAACCCCCGCAGGGCAGGCATTGATATGTATCGCCGCTGTAACCGGTCAGATCGACAACCCCGGCGGTTCCTTAGTCACGCGGAGTGCCTATAATATTTCCCTGTTTAGCCAGGAAGGTTTTGAAGACAATATCACCGATGAACAAAAAGAAAAACGCCTGGGCATGCACAAATATCCGATGCGCGGAACGGGCATCTCGGCGATGGCCCATACCGACGTTGTCCTGGAATCCATTGAAACAGACGGTGCGAGCAATGACTGTGAGCAATACCCAATCATGATGCAGTGGATGCAAGGATGTAACCCGATAGCCAATATGGCAGCGGAAGCACCACGTGTTTATGACGCTATCTGCAAAGTACCTTTCAATGTTGTTGTTGATGTGGTAATGACCCCGACTGCTATGGCTTGTGCCGATCTCTTGCTGCCTGCGGCGATGGGGTCGGAACGTGACTCCATTCGGGCATGGTGGTGGCCGCTGCGCGCTATTAGCAAAATTACCGATTACTATGAGGCGCATGGCGATGAGCAGATCCTGCTCGACTTGGTGAACCGTCTCAATCCCTCTGCGGCTCCCGGCACCGAAGTTGCTGATTGGGTGAATGACCTGCTGGCCAATCATTCTGATGCCGATTTTGACTTTGATTATCTGAAAGAAAAAGTCATTGTCTGGCCGGAGTGGCATTATTACAAGCATGAGAAAGGCTTACTTAGATGGGACGGCCAGCCCGGCTTTAATACACCGACCGGTAAAATAGAACTGAAGGTGGACTGGCTGGAAGCGAACGGCCTTTCCCCAGTACCATTCTACGAAGAACCGCATGAGAGCCCCTATTCCACGCCAGAACTGTACAAAGAGTATCCGCTGGTCCTGACAACCGGCGCCCGTTCCTACGAATACTTCCATTCCGAGCACCGCAACCTTCCGACCATCCGGGCCTTCCATCCCGATCCGTTGGTCGAAGTCCATTCCGAAACCTGCAAGGATCTTGGACTTGAAGAAGGAGATTGGGTCTGGATCGAAAACCAGCGTTCGCGCTGCCGTCAGCGGATCAAATACAATAACGGACTGGACAAGAGAGTAGTTGCCGCAGAACATGGTTGGTGGTTCCCGGAAAGCGATCCGGAAAGACTTTTCAATGTTTTCGATTCCAACATCAATAACCTGACCACACAATGCGACATCGGTAAGAGCGGCTACGGTGCTGCCTATAAATGCCTGCTCTGCAAAATTTACAAATGCACAGAAGAAAACAGCGTGATTACACCGACTGCCCAAGTACTCGATAAGGGAGGATTCAAATATGAGCGCAAACGGCTTGGATAA
- a CDS encoding sigma-54-dependent Fis family transcriptional regulator, whose amino-acid sequence MGRQPMTKERWEGIIQCKKDLVEGKIKDHTACSYLEPEIAASWMMSFNAGLNPFQPIKGHPLSPDSIFESRIRNSMLIEHTKPLFSTFTHWADNSEYTLSLDDKDGIALIRDGNRDYPLGLQNKMGISVDENDIGTNAHMLVRRLKRPIQLQGPEHYSTEYEDYIVSAAPILDDNNDIIAILSLIQTLPPNPWDTHFQSICSHTLSLLSVMATALENKLMLQKSRDRQEIINKNLRIAHSQLNITLDLLDEGIVVVDHTGMITSINKEGLSILNIIAFKSGIYNICSFLTKSNEVIPLLTSGNPVDFEDTLKKEEPPYIINLLPVINQTTAEVEGAVLRLHHAHKMNMKAANRAGTKASITFSDIIGDSKQFKNTVALAKQLAFSPENILLIGESGTGKELFAQAVHNTYCPHGPFIALNCGALPRNLIESELFGYESGSFTGANRSGRPGKIELAHGGTLFLDEMGDMPYEIQSVLLRVLEDKRVTRIGGQSSRKVDFRLIAATNQDLRQMVKEKMFREDLYFRLSVLRINIPPLRDRKDDIELLCRYFLNQYCRKLKLEIPDISPEVLQILYAYTWPGNVRQLENAIIYSVNISRGETILTEHLPLEITEDIMSEKPRLFKEIISPSSNDSNDKLSLEEAEKQAIEAVFLKSDKNVSLTARILGISKTTLYRKLRKYRLQ is encoded by the coding sequence ATGGGAAGACAGCCCATGACCAAGGAACGATGGGAAGGAATCATTCAATGCAAGAAAGATTTGGTCGAAGGAAAAATCAAGGACCATACAGCTTGTTCCTACTTGGAACCTGAAATTGCTGCCTCATGGATGATGTCTTTCAACGCAGGCTTAAATCCTTTCCAACCCATTAAAGGTCATCCTTTAAGCCCGGACAGTATATTTGAATCTAGAATCAGGAACAGCATGCTAATCGAACATACTAAACCCCTCTTTTCCACCTTTACCCACTGGGCTGATAATAGTGAATATACGTTAAGCTTGGATGATAAGGATGGAATAGCCTTAATACGGGATGGAAATAGAGATTATCCCCTTGGTCTGCAAAATAAAATGGGTATATCCGTTGATGAAAATGATATCGGCACCAACGCCCATATGCTTGTCAGGCGTTTAAAACGACCGATTCAATTGCAAGGGCCTGAGCATTATTCTACGGAGTATGAGGATTATATCGTCTCAGCTGCACCAATACTTGACGATAATAATGACATTATTGCCATACTATCATTGATCCAAACCCTGCCGCCAAATCCATGGGATACACATTTTCAGTCCATATGTTCACATACACTTAGCTTATTAAGCGTCATGGCTACCGCCCTGGAAAATAAGCTTATGCTGCAAAAAAGCCGAGACAGACAAGAAATAATTAATAAGAATTTACGTATTGCCCATAGCCAATTAAATATCACTTTGGATTTACTGGATGAAGGTATCGTTGTTGTGGACCACACGGGGATGATTACAAGTATTAATAAAGAGGGTCTGAGCATACTGAATATCATCGCATTCAAATCCGGGATATATAATATCTGCAGCTTTCTCACCAAATCCAATGAGGTTATCCCATTGCTCACAAGCGGGAATCCCGTTGATTTTGAAGATACACTAAAAAAAGAAGAGCCGCCTTATATTATTAATCTTCTGCCTGTTATTAACCAAACCACCGCAGAGGTTGAGGGTGCCGTATTAAGACTTCACCATGCTCATAAAATGAATATGAAAGCGGCGAACAGAGCCGGTACCAAAGCAAGTATCACCTTTTCAGACATCATCGGAGACAGTAAGCAATTTAAAAATACGGTTGCTCTTGCCAAACAATTGGCCTTCTCGCCAGAAAATATTTTACTGATTGGTGAAAGCGGCACTGGCAAAGAACTGTTTGCGCAAGCTGTTCACAATACGTACTGTCCGCACGGCCCGTTTATTGCCCTGAATTGTGGTGCATTGCCAAGAAACCTGATTGAAAGCGAACTGTTCGGATACGAAAGTGGCAGCTTCACCGGTGCTAACCGCAGCGGACGGCCGGGAAAGATAGAGTTAGCTCATGGCGGGACTTTGTTTCTCGATGAAATGGGGGATATGCCCTACGAGATCCAGTCCGTTCTGCTTCGCGTCCTGGAGGATAAAAGGGTAACACGTATTGGGGGGCAAAGCTCACGCAAAGTGGATTTTCGTCTTATCGCGGCTACAAATCAGGACCTGCGGCAGATGGTCAAAGAAAAAATGTTTCGGGAAGACTTATATTTTAGGTTATCGGTATTAAGAATTAATATCCCGCCGCTTCGTGATAGAAAAGACGATATCGAACTGCTCTGTCGGTATTTTCTGAATCAATATTGCCGGAAACTAAAATTGGAAATACCGGATATCAGCCCGGAAGTCCTGCAAATTCTTTATGCCTATACCTGGCCGGGTAATGTGAGACAACTTGAAAATGCAATTATTTATAGTGTCAATATATCCCGCGGTGAAACGATATTAACGGAACATTTGCCTTTAGAAATCACTGAAGATATTATGAGCGAGAAACCACGACTTTTTAAAGAAATCATATCGCCGTCGAGCAATGACTCCAATGACAAGCTATCTTTGGAAGAGGCAGAAAAGCAAGCCATTGAAGCCGTTTTCCTGAAGTCTGATAAAAATGTATCCTTAACAGCACGTATCCTGGGAATCAGTAAGACGACACTTTACCGCAAACTACGAAAGTACCGTCTGCAATAA
- a CDS encoding DedA family protein, whose translation MELISTFFNMLLHIDKYLDLLVHNYGGWTYLIIFLIVFCETGLVITPFLPGDSLLFVIGALGASGIMDIKLAMLLLLIAAFSGNMTNYFIGRFIGTKAFDFKDGRLFKKRYLIQAHDFYEKYGGKTIFLSRFLPIIRTFAPFVGGISRMTLWRFMLYNFLGALCWILVFMLAGYFFGNIPVVEKNFSLIVLGIIVVTILPSVFIALRQKFSRVRF comes from the coding sequence ATGGAATTGATTTCAACCTTTTTTAATATGCTGCTGCATATCGATAAATATTTAGACTTGTTAGTTCATAATTATGGCGGTTGGACATATTTGATCATATTCTTAATCGTATTTTGCGAAACTGGACTTGTCATTACGCCGTTTTTGCCTGGAGACTCCCTGCTTTTTGTTATAGGTGCCCTTGGGGCTTCCGGAATTATGGATATTAAGTTAGCAATGCTTCTTTTACTCATTGCGGCATTTTCTGGGAACATGACCAACTACTTTATCGGGCGGTTCATCGGGACCAAGGCATTTGATTTTAAAGACGGCAGATTGTTTAAAAAACGGTATTTAATTCAAGCACATGATTTCTACGAAAAATACGGTGGAAAAACGATTTTTCTTTCGCGTTTTCTGCCCATTATTCGTACCTTTGCTCCTTTTGTAGGAGGAATCAGCCGGATGACTTTATGGCGTTTTATGTTGTATAACTTCCTTGGGGCTTTATGTTGGATATTAGTTTTTATGTTAGCCGGTTATTTTTTTGGGAATATACCCGTTGTCGAAAAGAACTTTTCCCTGATTGTACTGGGAATTATCGTTGTTACAATATTACCCAGTGTATTTATTGCCCTGCGTCAAAAATTCTCCCGTGTCCGTTTTTAA
- a CDS encoding manganese catalase family protein translates to MFKHDKQLLKDVKVDGPNPNYASLLQDQLGGPHGELKAAMQYLSQSYRIKDPKIKDLFLDIASEELSHMEMVAQTINLLNGHTLEGMHTNVGTVETHVSGGLAPMLTNASGYPWTGAYIECTGDLAADLLSDISAESRAKVVYEYLYRQINDKGVRETIDFLLNREEAHNTLFREAFNTLQNTGSLQDWGVTQDSKVYFDLSTPGKYFNELIAPQAPRFSNPDQGH, encoded by the coding sequence GTGTTTAAACATGATAAACAGCTTTTAAAAGATGTCAAAGTCGATGGTCCGAATCCGAATTATGCTTCTTTATTACAAGACCAATTAGGCGGACCGCACGGTGAACTGAAAGCCGCCATGCAGTACCTATCCCAAAGTTACCGTATCAAAGATCCTAAAATAAAAGACCTATTCTTGGATATTGCTTCAGAAGAATTAAGTCATATGGAAATGGTAGCTCAAACCATCAATTTACTGAACGGGCATACGCTGGAAGGTATGCATACAAACGTCGGTACGGTGGAAACCCATGTCAGCGGCGGTCTCGCACCGATGCTGACTAATGCCTCCGGCTACCCTTGGACAGGTGCCTATATCGAATGTACGGGTGACCTTGCTGCAGACTTGTTGTCGGACATATCTGCTGAATCACGGGCAAAGGTGGTCTACGAATACCTTTACCGGCAGATCAACGATAAAGGTGTCCGCGAAACAATCGATTTTCTGCTGAACCGGGAAGAAGCCCATAATACCCTATTCCGAGAAGCATTTAACACCCTTCAGAACACCGGCTCGCTTCAGGATTGGGGAGTTACACAGGATTCTAAAGTATATTTCGATCTGTCAACACCCGGCAAATATTTTAACGAACTAATTGCACCTCAAGCCCCCCGGTTTAGTAATCCGGATCAGGGACATTAA
- a CDS encoding spore coat protein — protein sequence MMQLSQKERTLLEDSKSHEELCIKKYNNYASQAQDPQLKQLFQDLAQKEQEHLSSLDQILNGTVPTIGQGQQQGQQQYQFSGMGQTGMVNQQDADLCHDMLSTEKHISSAYNTAIFEFRDGNIRKVLNHIQTEEQQHGEAIFNYMQSRGMYQVH from the coding sequence ATTATGCAGCTCAGCCAAAAAGAACGTACTTTGCTAGAAGACTCCAAAAGCCATGAAGAGTTATGTATCAAAAAATACAATAATTATGCCAGCCAAGCTCAAGACCCACAGCTTAAACAATTATTTCAAGATTTGGCCCAAAAAGAACAGGAACATCTATCGAGCCTCGACCAGATCTTAAACGGTACTGTCCCCACTATCGGACAGGGCCAGCAACAAGGCCAGCAGCAGTATCAGTTTTCCGGAATGGGGCAGACTGGTATGGTCAACCAGCAGGATGCGGATCTATGCCATGACATGCTATCCACAGAGAAGCATATTTCCTCGGCCTACAATACTGCCATTTTTGAATTCAGAGATGGAAATATCCGTAAAGTTTTAAATCACATTCAAACAGAAGAACAACAGCATGGCGAAGCGATATTTAATTATATGCAGAGCAGAGGTATGTATCAGGTACATTAA
- a CDS encoding P-II family nitrogen regulator, whose product MKMVRAIVRPEKSESIAEKLAEFGIVSMTKMHVFGRGKTRGLQVGDITYDEFPKVMLMIVVPDDELERTIDVILQNGKTGNIGDGKIFVSAVEAAYTVRTGEASL is encoded by the coding sequence ATGAAAATGGTCAGAGCAATTGTCAGACCGGAAAAAAGCGAAAGCATTGCGGAGAAGCTAGCGGAATTTGGTATTGTATCCATGACGAAGATGCATGTATTCGGACGCGGAAAAACCAGGGGCCTGCAGGTCGGCGATATTACTTATGATGAATTCCCAAAAGTAATGCTGATGATCGTTGTTCCGGATGACGAACTGGAAAGAACAATTGACGTTATTCTGCAAAATGGAAAGACAGGTAACATCGGTGACGGAAAAATATTCGTATCTGCGGTTGAAGCAGCATACACAGTACGTACTGGTGAAGCGTCACTGTAA
- a CDS encoding P-II family nitrogen regulator codes for MKEIIAIVRRHQVPSSKKALEEAGFNALTIQSVEGRGKQRGVGGWAAEIDPMLNPLLKYETPVPEAIMKWIPKRMLHLVVQDDEVESAIKVLIEANQTGHIGDGKIFVCPLEEVLRVRTGENGPRAVS; via the coding sequence ATGAAAGAAATTATTGCCATCGTAAGAAGACATCAGGTGCCTTCTTCAAAAAAAGCGCTGGAGGAAGCTGGATTCAATGCACTCACGATTCAAAGTGTTGAAGGGCGCGGTAAACAAAGAGGCGTCGGCGGGTGGGCTGCCGAGATCGATCCGATGCTGAATCCGTTGCTCAAATACGAAACACCGGTGCCTGAAGCCATTATGAAGTGGATCCCGAAACGGATGCTGCATCTGGTTGTTCAGGATGATGAGGTTGAAAGTGCAATTAAGGTATTAATCGAAGCTAATCAGACGGGGCATATTGGAGACGGCAAAATCTTTGTATGCCCGTTAGAAGAAGTACTGAGAGTGAGAACGGGTGAAAACGGTCCGAGAGCAGTATCCTAA
- the nifH gene encoding nitrogenase iron protein, protein MRQIAIYGKGGIGKSTTTQNTVAALAEMGKKIMIVGCDPKADSTRLILNIKAQTTVMDMARDKGSVEDIELEDVLYTGYGNVRCAESGGPEPGVGCAGRGVITAINFLEENGAYTPDLDYVFYDVLGDVVCGGFAMPIRENKAQEIYIVCSGEMMAMYAANNISKGILKYATSGGVRLGGLICNSRNTDKEYELIDALAKRLGTQLIHFVPRDNEVQRAELRRQTVIQYNDKHPQADEYRALAKKIDENKNLVIPTPLTMDELEELLMEFGIIEDEDTAVAKLG, encoded by the coding sequence ATGAGACAGATTGCTATCTACGGAAAAGGGGGAATCGGCAAGTCCACGACTACCCAAAACACAGTGGCAGCTTTAGCCGAGATGGGAAAAAAGATCATGATTGTCGGCTGCGATCCTAAAGCAGATTCGACACGACTTATACTTAATATTAAAGCGCAGACCACCGTCATGGATATGGCCAGAGATAAAGGTTCAGTCGAAGATATTGAATTAGAGGATGTTCTCTATACGGGATACGGCAATGTTCGATGTGCTGAATCCGGAGGTCCCGAGCCAGGAGTCGGATGTGCAGGACGCGGGGTTATCACAGCGATCAACTTCTTGGAAGAGAACGGTGCCTATACCCCTGATTTAGATTATGTATTTTATGACGTTTTGGGTGACGTTGTCTGCGGCGGATTTGCTATGCCGATCAGGGAAAATAAAGCTCAGGAAATCTATATCGTTTGTTCCGGTGAGATGATGGCGATGTATGCAGCCAATAACATTTCTAAAGGGATCTTAAAATATGCTACATCCGGCGGCGTTCGGCTGGGAGGGCTTATCTGCAATAGTCGAAACACAGACAAGGAGTATGAACTGATTGACGCTTTAGCCAAGCGTCTGGGTACCCAACTCATTCATTTCGTTCCGCGCGATAATGAAGTTCAAAGGGCCGAACTACGCAGACAGACAGTGATCCAGTATAACGATAAGCATCCCCAGGCAGATGAGTATAGGGCTTTGGCCAAAAAGATCGATGAAAACAAGAATTTGGTGATTCCAACGCCGTTGACAATGGATGAGCTTGAAGAGCTGCTAATGGAGTTTGGAATTATCGAAGATGAAGATACGGCTGTAGCGAAATTAGGATAA
- the nifD gene encoding nitrogenase molybdenum-iron protein alpha chain: MIEDILSAYPEKPQKLRAKHIAIKDEGCSCAIKSNIKCIPGLMTARGCAYAGAKGVVWGPIRDMIHISHGPIGCGYYSWGMRRNLTSGTVGVDTFSPMMFSSDFSESNIVYGGDKKLAQVMKEVKELFPTAQGISICSECPVGLIGDDIESVAKKATKELDMPIVPVRCEGFRGISQSLGHHIANDAVRDYLLGKKERPEEVGPYDISLIGDYNIGGDAWASKKILEEMGLNVKNVWTGDGTTEGMMAAHQVKLNLIHCYRSMNYICRHMEETYGIPWMEFNFFGPTKIAESIRKIAAMFDETIQKKGEEVIAKYQPIMQKVIDTYRPRLEGKKVMLYVGGLRPRHTIGAYEDLGMEVVGTGYEFAHKDDYERTFPEMTNETVIYDDITEYELDEFVKRIRPDLVGSGIKEKYVFEKMGVPFRQMHSWDYSGPYHGYDGFPIFARDMDMAINNPARFLIKAPWNKDKEV, from the coding sequence ATGATTGAAGATATTTTATCTGCCTATCCGGAAAAGCCCCAAAAACTTAGAGCAAAGCACATAGCTATCAAAGACGAGGGCTGCTCTTGTGCTATTAAGTCAAATATCAAATGTATTCCCGGATTGATGACTGCCCGCGGTTGTGCATATGCTGGGGCAAAAGGGGTTGTATGGGGCCCGATTCGAGATATGATCCATATATCTCATGGGCCAATCGGCTGTGGTTATTATTCTTGGGGAATGCGCCGCAACCTGACTTCAGGTACCGTCGGCGTGGATACCTTTTCACCCATGATGTTTTCTTCGGATTTTTCAGAAAGCAACATCGTTTATGGCGGTGACAAGAAACTGGCCCAGGTTATGAAGGAAGTTAAAGAGTTATTTCCGACAGCTCAGGGTATTTCGATCTGTTCCGAGTGTCCGGTTGGATTGATCGGTGACGATATTGAAAGCGTAGCTAAAAAAGCCACAAAAGAACTGGATATGCCGATCGTGCCGGTTCGCTGCGAAGGATTCCGCGGCATCAGCCAATCACTTGGCCACCATATTGCCAATGACGCGGTTCGTGACTATCTGCTCGGTAAAAAGGAACGCCCCGAAGAAGTGGGACCTTACGACATTTCCCTGATCGGTGACTATAATATCGGTGGAGATGCGTGGGCTTCCAAAAAAATTCTTGAAGAAATGGGTTTGAACGTCAAAAATGTATGGACCGGTGATGGTACGACGGAAGGCATGATGGCGGCTCATCAAGTCAAGCTGAACCTTATCCACTGCTACCGCAGTATGAACTATATCTGCCGGCATATGGAAGAGACGTATGGTATACCCTGGATGGAATTTAATTTCTTTGGGCCAACCAAGATCGCAGAATCCATCCGCAAAATTGCGGCCATGTTTGATGAAACCATCCAGAAGAAAGGGGAAGAAGTTATTGCCAAGTATCAGCCTATAATGCAGAAGGTCATTGACACCTATCGTCCCCGACTGGAAGGGAAAAAAGTCATGCTGTATGTAGGAGGCCTTCGTCCCCGTCATACCATTGGTGCTTATGAAGATTTGGGTATGGAAGTCGTTGGAACGGGTTATGAATTTGCACACAAAGACGATTATGAACGCACATTCCCAGAAATGACCAATGAAACGGTTATTTACGATGATATTACCGAATACGAACTCGACGAATTTGTAAAAAGAATCAGACCGGATTTAGTCGGTTCAGGGATTAAAGAGAAATACGTTTTTGAAAAAATGGGTGTTCCTTTCCGTCAAATGCATTCTTGGGATTATTCCGGGCCCTACCATGGTTATGATGGTTTCCCTATTTTTGCCAGGGATATGGATATGGCGATTAACAACCCGGCACGGTTCTTAATAAAAGCACCGTGGAACAAAGATAAGGAGGTGTAA
- the nifK gene encoding nitrogenase molybdenum-iron protein subunit beta produces the protein MCRSAEDTQAVLDWMATEEYKEKNFAREALVINAPRTCQPYGAMLCALGIEGCLPFLHGSQGCAAYFRSALTRHTREPVPMVSDSMTEDAAVFGGQANLIEGLRNAYTTYKPSIIGMFSSCMAEVIGDDMKSFIINARTQGAIPEDFPIAYANTPSFVGSHITGYDNMLKGLLNSLADTRNGKWTNGRLYVVPGFDLYAGNLREYKRMIKAMGIYMTMLPDPTEVLDSPNTGEYKMYQPGTTMGELADALNASGFLFLQKYSTAGTRKFVNNVQKITSETITMPIGVQNTDAFLMTLQQMTGKPIPAELEAERGRAVDAAIDAHQYIHGKRFALYGDPDLLLGLVGFLLEMGGMPVHILCGNGSEAFTKEMEALLATSPYGAEGKVYSGKDLWHMRSLLLTDPVDMLIGDTHGKQIAKDAKVPLARIGYFMTDRVHLHRQPIIGYQGAINLITTLANTFLDEGDRTCPQERFEMLK, from the coding sequence ATTTGTCGTTCAGCTGAAGATACTCAGGCTGTTTTGGATTGGATGGCGACAGAAGAATATAAAGAAAAGAATTTTGCCAGAGAAGCTTTGGTCATTAACGCCCCCCGAACTTGCCAGCCTTATGGCGCAATGCTCTGTGCTTTGGGAATTGAAGGATGTCTGCCTTTTCTGCATGGATCTCAAGGTTGCGCTGCCTATTTCCGTTCAGCACTGACCAGACATACAAGAGAACCGGTACCGATGGTATCCGATTCCATGACGGAGGATGCTGCCGTTTTCGGTGGTCAGGCCAATCTGATCGAAGGTTTAAGAAATGCCTATACAACGTATAAGCCTTCAATTATTGGCATGTTTTCCAGTTGTATGGCGGAAGTCATCGGCGATGACATGAAATCCTTCATTATCAACGCCAGAACACAGGGAGCGATTCCAGAGGACTTCCCGATTGCCTATGCGAATACGCCGAGTTTTGTCGGTTCCCATATCACAGGATATGACAATATGCTGAAAGGACTGCTTAATTCTCTGGCAGATACCCGTAATGGCAAATGGACCAATGGCCGATTATATGTTGTACCAGGATTTGATCTTTATGCCGGTAACTTAAGAGAATATAAGCGGATGATCAAGGCTATGGGTATCTATATGACCATGCTGCCTGATCCGACCGAAGTGCTGGATTCCCCGAACACCGGAGAATATAAAATGTATCAACCGGGAACGACCATGGGGGAATTGGCAGATGCTCTCAATGCTTCGGGCTTCCTCTTCCTGCAAAAGTATTCTACTGCTGGGACAAGAAAATTTGTTAATAATGTTCAAAAAATAACATCTGAAACGATTACGATGCCTATTGGGGTTCAGAATACAGACGCTTTCCTGATGACTCTTCAGCAGATGACAGGAAAACCCATCCCCGCTGAACTGGAAGCAGAAAGAGGCCGGGCAGTAGATGCAGCAATCGATGCACATCAGTACATCCACGGCAAACGCTTTGCCCTCTATGGTGATCCGGATCTTCTGCTCGGACTTGTTGGATTTCTGCTGGAAATGGGTGGTATGCCTGTCCATATTCTCTGTGGTAATGGATCTGAGGCGTTTACAAAGGAAATGGAAGCCCTGCTGGCTACCAGTCCATATGGAGCAGAAGGTAAAGTTTACAGCGGCAAAGACCTATGGCATATGCGGTCCTTGTTGCTGACCGATCCGGTGGATATGCTGATTGGGGATACCCATGGCAAACAAATAGCTAAAGATGCGAAAGTTCCGTTAGCCCGTATTGGTTACTTTATGACTGACCGTGTTCATCTTCATCGTCAGCCGATCATCGGCTATCAGGGAGCAATCAATCTGATCACGACGCTGGCAAATACATTTCTCGATGAGGGTGACCGTACTTGTCCACAAGAACGTTTTGAAATGCTGAAATAA